The sequence below is a genomic window from Gaiellales bacterium.
GGCTCCAGTTCGGCCTCGGCAGCCCCTACTTCCCGTTCGCGCTCGGCCTCTCGGCCCACCAGAAGCACCTCTCGCCGACCTGGATCGGCGGCGACCAGATCGCCATCCATCCCGGCCCGATGGGCCACGTCAGCAACGGCTGCATCCATGTCGGCCCCGCCGCGATCCGCGTCCTTCGCCGCATCGCGCCGCTGGGGACGTACGTCATCGTGCGGAGCTGAGCTACATACCCATCGGCATCGTCGGCCCGTGCAGGCCCGGGATCAGGCCGGGGTGCGACGGGGCGAGCAGCCCCAGCACGATCAGGGCTATGCCGACGGCGTACGCGGTCGCCCGGCCGTAGCGCCATGTCCGCTCGAGCACGACGACGACGGCCAGGGCGGCCATCCAGCGCAGATCCATGACCCCGAGGGCGATCAGCGCCACCATCAAGCCCCAGCAGCAGCCGACGCAGTAGGCCCCGTGGTAGAGGCCGGCGTGGACGTCGCGCAGCGGGCCGCGATAGCTCCCCACATGGAGCAGGACGCCCATCGGCGAGCGGCAGTGCGAGAGGCAGCGGTTCTTCGCCGGGGTGAACTGGTAGACCCCGACGGCCACGAGCACGGCGGCGCCGACCCAGCGGGCGGCGTCCGGGTCGCGGGCCGCCAGCCGGCCGGCGACGTCGGCGATGGCGAACGCGGCCAGGCCGAACGCCGCCCAGGCGCTCAGGTAGCCGGCGACCAGCCCCGCAACCCGGGCGGCCCGGGCTTGTGGCTGCGCCGTCTGCATCCGGATCGTGCGCGCGTAGAGCCCTCCGACCGGTGCGACCGCGGGCAGCATCATCGCCGCCATCATGACCGTCCAGAACGCCAGGAACCCGGCCAGGCCGTAGCCCATCGTGCCCGGCACCGGGACCATCCCGTTCGCCTCGCGGATCACGGCCAGCCAGGCCACGGCCGCCACCGCGATGATGATCGCGGCCGCGGCGCCGCTGCGCGACCACGACGGCGCCTGCCGGCGCGCCTGTGTCATCCCGCGAGCGCCGATCCGGGCGCGGCATGGACGATCTCGCCCTCGATCAGAGTCGCGAGCACCTGCACGTCCAGGTACTCGGCCGCCGCCGCGGCGAAGAGGTCGCGGTCGAGCACGACCAGGTCGGCCAGCTTGCCGGCCTCGATCGACCCGGTGTCCGCCTCGATCCCGCAGGCGTGGGCGGCGCCGATCGTCTGGG
It includes:
- a CDS encoding DUF2182 domain-containing protein: MTQARRQAPSWSRSGAAAAIIIAVAAVAWLAVIREANGMVPVPGTMGYGLAGFLAFWTVMMAAMMLPAVAPVGGLYARTIRMQTAQPQARAARVAGLVAGYLSAWAAFGLAAFAIADVAGRLAARDPDAARWVGAAVLVAVGVYQFTPAKNRCLSHCRSPMGVLLHVGSYRGPLRDVHAGLYHGAYCVGCCWGLMVALIALGVMDLRWMAALAVVVVLERTWRYGRATAYAVGIALIVLGLLAPSHPGLIPGLHGPTMPMGM